One segment of Pseudoalteromonas rubra DNA contains the following:
- a CDS encoding AAA family ATPase: MKQAFILRGLPGSGKTHYAYALADELVAGDETQFVICATDDYFHNEQGEYHFEKFRLPEYHNLNLARFINALAEGIPLVIADNPNIKRWEFVAYASAAQAMGYQVKEVIVGEVKDKSMQHLYAKRNTHGVALRTISKMAYMFEW, encoded by the coding sequence ATGAAACAGGCATTTATATTACGGGGATTACCTGGCTCTGGGAAAACACATTACGCCTATGCGCTGGCTGACGAGCTGGTGGCGGGTGACGAGACGCAATTTGTCATTTGTGCAACAGATGATTACTTTCATAATGAGCAAGGCGAGTACCATTTTGAGAAGTTCAGGTTACCGGAATATCATAATCTGAACCTGGCACGCTTTATCAATGCGCTGGCTGAGGGGATCCCGCTGGTGATAGCTGATAACCCTAATATCAAACGCTGGGAGTTTGTGGCCTATGCCAGTGCTGCACAGGCGATGGGGTATCAGGTCAAAGAAGTGATTGTTGGCGAAGTCAAAGATAAGTCGATGCAGCATTTATATGCTAAACGCAACACACATGGCGTCGCTCTGAGAACTATTAGCAAAATGGCGTATATGTTCGAATGGTAA